From the genome of Cydia pomonella isolate Wapato2018A chromosome 1, ilCydPomo1, whole genome shotgun sequence:
taattatttgttcTCAGCTGTGTGACACCTAGGTATAGTGACCTGTAATAATCTTCGAAGGcagcaaaaatatgtgacacgctcttatggctctacaaataagatcgtgtcagatatttttacAGTCTTCATTGTGTAACATATTAATacataagtaattttgaaagaGAATTTAAATGACACGTGAAAGAGAAATGGTAAAGtagtacataaattatatatactaATAAACGAGAGTTTATAGGATTCTTTTTGAGAAGCGTTAATAATTGATCccgaaaaaaaagtttaactAAATACACCTATACCCATAGTTATCTCTGGAAAGATTGAATACCTACTGGAAACTGAAATTTTCTCTTCTTTCTCCCAGAATGCCCTTAACTACTAATGTTTACTCTACTCGCAGCGCGACAAAGGGCCGGAACTATTGTTTGTTGGAAAAGCTTTATTCGGCGTCCCTCGCCGCTTGCGCCGACAATAGGTTAGCCAACTTAAAATATATCACACCACGTTGGCGCAGTGTGAATCTAAATGTTTTCCAACCGTTTGTTTTCACAATaggataaaaattataattttttttaattttgtaggttatgtaattctaattacttaggtattttaataattgCTCAAACCGTTGCAAGTACCTAAGAAAACCATAATATAGAAGTTTTTCGATAAGTACTTATGGATTTTTATTAAGCTCTTTTAATTTGCTTCGTGGTTATCCTATAAAATTGTCAACATATAAACATCGTTAGTAATATCTAACTTACGTATCTTTGTAAGCGAGTAGTtagttacaattaaaatatcgtgttattttatgataaaagtACGTACCTACTGGTAAAGCCAGAAAAAAGTGTCTTATCCATACAAGTCCAACCTAGGGCGGGGGCGCTGGAGAGTTGAAAATTATCCTTTTCACGAACGACCTTAAGCATAATAGAGAAAGCACTTAAGCCATTTTCTCCGCCTTTGAGTGGCGTAAGTGCGCCCGTTTGCCGCGGCCACGTCTCTTGAGCTAGAAAATCAGCCATTACAGTCGAATAGGCGTCATGAGCGGGACCGATCCCGGCCGGCCTAATGTGCTGCTGGGCGGCGCTTACAGCAATTAGGCTACATGCGAGCAAATGGATTGTGCATTACTGACGACAAGGATTGATTTATTGGTCGCAAGGGTCACCACATGCGAATGTAACTTCGCGCACATTCAATTACAGTTTACATTATAAATCGCAAACCGACCAGGTGGCTGAAATACAGTTATTTGTTCAAACAATCGGTCCGGTAGACGACAATACTTTAGTATTAATACGACGCGATGAAGGTGACCCCGAAATGATTGCTTAGTCCTAGTGTGTCGTGTGTCCTTGCGTCGAAGGAATGACATTACGTAATGAAGAGTCCCGATTTTTTTTCCAATGACTGTCATGAAAGCCGTTAAGCGATGTTATCCAGGTGTCACGCAATCGAATCGCCGATTCTGTAGCTAATTGTTTTGATGGACTAATGTTACGTATATGTTCAGCAATAAAGCaatattttttgaagaaaaatataCAGAAAGGCAAAGTACATAATATGATTTTCGTATTCTGCAGAGTCAGAGGTCTTTACGTTATCTTCTCAATATTCCTTTATGCAAAGATGATATGTCAGCGGCTGGGTAAGCGTGCCGACTGTGTACCGACCTATGAATAATAAATGTGCCGAGCTGCCCGATTGGGGAAATTGAATTTTATAGTTCGTAACACATTGGAGGACAGATGTCACAAAATGGCCGCGCCGGCGGCGGGAGCCGTAATCGAAATGTCAAATAGAAATCAAAATTAGGTCGATTGTAgtgttaataattaaataatgacGGAGTGAGGCATGTGTGCGCATTAGAGTGGGGCCTGGCCGCTCCGGCCCGAGGTGTGAGCCTCATTGTGATTAACAGAGTTACTTCTGTTTGGGTGGACGATTATTGGTCCATTAACCAGAGTACACAATAGATGGCTTtccattaaattattgaaaagcATTCAAATGTCAGTGCGGCACCGATACGTGGCTCGCTCACGCGACACGTTTATTGCATGTACATGGTCGGTATTCGAAATTAATTGCTTTGATAGGTGTCTATTTTAAAAGCAACAACCCGACATGGCGCTCACGTATTAAATGTCATTTCGTTAAACCATTGGTTTGTATTTTATACTCGTATACCTACGCTctaatacaaacaaaaaggtaaaaataaattagtaatgCAATTAAGCCTCCTATTTTTATGTATTGCAGTGACATCTACTTTTCTTACCAATTACCTAAAACAAAAGTACCTATCGCCGCGTGGAATCTATCCGGAACCCATGAGGGTTATTTGGAACATAATCAGTTGTAAGTTAGTAGGTCTGAGTATTGTTTACCACATGTTTACCAGTAGATGAGCAACgtcatttattgttttaataattcatGATACCTACATTTGTTCCAAAAACAATCTTCAAAAGTTAAATGTTATAAGATATCATATCACGTTAATAATTCGATTTGGCCTTCGAGTGATGTATTATTACCGTTAATTGATTCCCCCTAAGCGAAACTCCCTGAGCGGTTCTGAATTAGATAAATTCGCGCTATCCGTTTAcatcattaaattttattagtGGCAACACAATAGCGTCGCCGGGAGACACTTTTCCGTCCCCCACCAATCCGCATTTCCTTTTGCCGCGAATTAAGCAGGCTATTAAGTCGGCTTTCAGACGTATGACGAATCATTATTGCGGGCAACAATAGTTTCTCTCTTTTGTACTTAAGTGATACGCGATGAATAACCTGAGTGGACCGAAATTTTTGGGTGCTCACGGCTATAACCCCGaatttcgtcaattgcgggcatttttctctgtcactctaattacgtcttagtgagagtaaatgtgaaagatccccgcaatttgcgaatttcggttttcgcagtaggcccccaGTTCTGATAGACCCGAATTCCTGAGACGGAACGTAGCATGGCGTTGTTTTTCGATCTAAGCTAATGTATCACATAAATATTTTCGtaatatttcatttgattaTAGGTATATATGAGACTcaacgtataggtacctaataatatCAGCAGCAGAAGTGGAGAAGCAGTCCAGGTGTTCAAAGTGATCTACACAGGTTCTTACGCTCATGTTGTGTTTAGATAATTTTAAACATCTTGCCCGCTTTTCTACTTCTGCTGCTAGCTGTGCATATGTATGTTTCATTAACGGTCATATGTGTCTCAGACTCATTTTTAAGCCTGTCCGTACTCCTTGTTTCATAAGTTTTATTACTTTGTATAGAAGGTAATTAGTAAGCTACTTTTAAAGTTTAAGTTGCCAGGGTAAACAAACAATAGCTGTGGAGTAGTAATACTATTACGACAATTTACGACcaatcaaatataaaatataaattttaaacaatcAACAAGTGTCAGATTCTGATCTGTCCACAGCAATCATTTTTCGATTAATAGAATTCAATCTTAACGCTCTGTCGTATAGGTTGCGGTACGACATCTAATAGATAGATGGCGTGCACGCCGTTATTAGTGTTGCCAGAGTCATAATCTGTCATAAATGTCAAgcccgcgcggcgcggcgcggcgatgCAGCGCTATTATTTGTAATATCGTCGTTTCAATTCCAAACCTAAACAAGTGGTTCTCTATCAACCATTGTTGCTGAAAGTGTCACGCAATCACAACTAATTTGGAATATTAACTCCGAGGGACAACGTCGTTCCGTCCGGCATAGTTGAGTAATTGACTTATTACGTGGAAGAATCTTGATACTTAATGACCGAAAATTGTATTCATTTGAAACGCCGAAATGATAAAGagacatattttatattagtatatggtatattaaaaataaggtAATAGATTAGTATgttatttaagttaaattaaCGACCGTACCTCGTGAGCTTATTGCAGGAGTTCCCAACAAAGGGGGATAGATTCTGATATGGAACCGTTGGAAACACCTGGCTTATTCTAAGATGAGCGTTACTCTCTTATGACGGGAATGCCGTCGAGTTTGGTGATCTGCTGGAGACGGTTGGCGGCTTGGGCTCTCCAGGTGTCAACGTCGGGCTGACTGTCGCATAGAGGGTTCCCACTTAACACCAGGTCTCTCAAGGCTGGACACTCCTGATGGAATAACAATATTTAAGTTTCAACTTAGTAGGCGGCGAATAAATCGGAAACTGTATGTAAtagttatagggaccgtgcgcgttggagggtctgccatcttgtggcctgaatcggaacaataaacatgtacatttacacgtcacgtgttttcttgtgcatagtaggttctgccatcttgtgggctacatcggaacaataaacatcacaccTACCTACAATAAGATCATATTCAACGCGTCTTAAGTCTccggaaaaaaattaaatgaataagtTGACAGTTACATTTGGTACAAGATATACCTATATATCTGGTAATAATATACGAGTAACTATGTATTTTAGGGTCAAATTTCAAATGAGCATTGTTTGCTGTCCCAAGGATATCATTCCAAATACGTTGAACAAACAGTATTGCTATATGTTcattatatatgttataaacTAATAGAAAAATATACGAAGTCCTATCTGgaatttcagtttttttccCAAATTCAAGGCCCAGAACCCTTGTGTATTAACGAAAAGCTAGAACACGTACAATATACAGTCAAAAACTTCCAACAGCGATATAGATCAAACAAAAGAACCACCCGGGCTTGATGATACACGAAATATATGGGTTACActcattgatgtaagtaaaagggGTTACACTAGATTAAATCGGGTTCAAAGTCAGCTGCTGCAACCACAATCTCCATAAATGGTGTTATAAGCCCTCACCAAGTTGCGAATGTGGCGCGCTTGACCAGATGCCATTTTTCTTTTTAGGCACGGAACCctagaaataataatacacatacCTGCAAACGGTTAAATTCAACCCATTCCTTGATGAGCGCGTTTGACAAATAGAATACACGTAAGACCTTCATCGCTCCTATGCCTTTCAGCTTGTCTATGGGGTTGTAGCTCATCCATAGCTCTTCCAGTGTATCGGCGACTGTCTCCTTCAAATTATAATATGTAcgtcaatcaatcaaatataataaattcctCTAAAGCTTACGCGATCTACCGCGTCGTGTAGATTCGTTGAGATTGTAACCCCAACATGTACGTACCTGAATTTGGcattaaattagtaaaaaacaTCAAAGACTCTATTCTACTTCTAATCTAAGTACCTACCATAGTTCAAGCCTTTGACTGATCAGCCTCGATTTGAAGCCAATATCACAAAACAGTTTGCAATGCCACTTATGTATAGTATTATTTATCAACATAGTGCAtctcataataattataagccTTTGTCGTAGaaaagttccattctgatcTTTATAAACAgttccatttcaccaaatagcactatttaaatgcaaatgcttctagataaaaactaaaaaaaaaaacactataagtacctatgcttataagagttccctcaattcctcctAGAATCCATCAACATAAttcgagcttgacaaaaatgtggcTTGAAAACATATCTTGCTTAACAAACaacgaagaggacaaatcgccaaacatGAATTATGCGtagttgaagagttccgttctgatcatcatcagaagttccacttcatcaaatgtcagtGTACCGTATAAAAATGCTTAGTTtgataattaaaatacaaataaaactatttacatactTTAGAGATTTCAGGAAtcccctcgattcctcatggatcccatgaATCGTATTTAATGGGACCAATCTATATGTAcataggtacttttaattaaaaataattttcaaattcGGTCGAataatgacggagttatgaaatagaaacaaaataaaaaaacttccaACTGAATTGAGAATctcctctttttagggttccgtagtcaactaggaacccttatagtttcgccatgtccgtctgtctgtctgtctgtccgaggctttgctccgtggtcgttagtgctagaaagctgaaatttggcatggatcgtagaataaaatctaaatttttttttagtgtacCGCCCctaccctacacgtaaagtgcgggtgaatttttttgtttgcttcaactttacagtgtgggatatcgtttgaaaggtctttcaaaactaatagggatctttaacaaacattttttgataaagttccgaaaaaaaatgtatccccccccctctaacttttgaaccatgggtcaaaaaaatatgaaaaaaattgtgaaagtagagcttaagaaagacattaaatgaaaactatagcggacatgatcagtttagctgtttttgagttatcacaaaaagtttccccttcatagtaaaaagacgtactgtccagagttcatcccttggttaataatctactatactttaaagctccagtttagggtgaatcaactttttttgttttgttatcctgtcccgttgtccaagggccAACAGTGGCatagtttgtttgaagagacgttgtatgccgttctattaacatgcttagtagggggcccattatggacattggttataacgaccacaaaaacgcaagtttaatacatttaagtaccataaaatcagtatttcaatgaacttttgtcccctggacaactaatcgtaaccatggcaacgagtgacgctaaaaagttgattctccccttagcttattgtgacggaagagtaagtacggaaccctcctctgagcatggcccgatatgctcttggccgattttttaaatctttaagtcagttaaaaataaatgcacAGAGTGAGTGATTTGGGTAATCattacatttataagtaatgtttTGAGCGGTTTATAACGCTACAACTTAGAAGTctgctttttacattttttctaacaaatagatcatttaaaaagttaagatatacctaatataacatAACTCACAATTCCTGCCAAAGATTTAATGTTGTTCCTGCCCAAGGACAGTATCTTCAAATTCTTCATACCTGCGATACCAGCTATTTTGTCGATCATATTGGACGATAAACTCAGTTTCCTGGAAACAATATTAACGTTTTAAATAAAGGTTGGTTATAACACGATTGATTGGTAGGTAGCTGGAACTGGAAAACTACTTTTCCatggaatattattttttaatgcgACACGATGGAGTGATCACATTTATGATAGCTTTATTACAGCGGACTTAGCGTTTCATTCTAAGTCAACATCCCTTTTCAAACATTCACTGAAGATTACAAATGAGGGATTTGGAGTGGACAGTCGTTTAAATTAGTTTagctaaataattattaaggtagtgtatacgaCCGTTGTTAATAATCGAGTGGAGGGCGAGCCAGTAGTTCAGTTACTTTGagatatacatttaaaaaagttctTAATATAAGGTACTATAATAAAGAGAATtaaagaaagaagaagagatTATTCTCAAGTataaagcctgcacctaacaaacgtctctttttgacccGGTGAAGAggcagagaatgccttaaggcattaattctaccatttgtacttaatattatatgtgcaataaagtataaataaataaagagaatataAGTTACTATAAAGTGAAGACAGATATAATATTATGCAGATTTGCCTTttgctatagggaccgtgcgcgttggagggtctgccatcttgtggcttgaatcggaaccataaacatgcacatttacacgtcacgtgttttcttgtgcatagtaggttttgccatcttgtgggctacatcggaacaacacgagtaaacatcacatttacgcctcgcgccaaaaatctgacggctcctgtgctgcctcctacagttcatgcacgcttccTATTTGACTTGTATTCTGATAAATTCTCGGTGACAACTGACAAACAATCGCTTCTCATTGCTAGGAAAAGGTTTTAGGTGTACTAATGTTACTATATCTGTACTTATCTCTATATAGTCACTCCGTCAGGAAAAGCTctcgaaaataaaattaattttgcttTACTAATTCGTTTGTCAAACGACACAACATTAACATTTTCATACGGAAGTCTTTTTCGATAACCTAGACTACTTATCTATAGAAAATCAAAGAAGGTAATCCTATAGGCAAacatattattagaaaaaagcACGGCTGCTTAAAAAACTGTATGGATGTTGGTTTTTTAGGGATGATCTTTATCATGTTCACCGATTtcaacagtttttattttatttgaaaggtatttttagtaaaatttaatttacacccGCAAAGGTGGTTAAATTGGGAAttaggtcagatggcagtcgctttcgtaaaaactagtgcctacgccaaatcttgggattagttgtcaagcggacctcaggctcccatgagccgtggcaaaatgccgggacaacgcgaggaagaagaaaggtggttaaattgttttttgttaattaaaaaaagttatcacaGAAGAAACAGAAGTGTGATTAAATTTtattcctgtaatatttataataatatcaatgttatgtaaaaatttcataattattctaTGATAAAATTCCGAGATAAAGAGGGGTGGGGGGGACTCgaatcattttattatattttccttcataaataatttttctccactatgtaaaataataaaaagttttggAATGAACAATCTGAgctctttcaaacgatatcccattTTATCTAGTAACTAGGCTTTGAAATTATCCATATccaaatttcaatattttcaaatggATAGCGTATGTAGTTCTTTAGATATTTAGCGATattacagacggacggatggacggacagagtcgcaccataagggttccttttggaCAAACGTAttgtatagtctgtcaaacctTTTCCGTCAGTAAAATAAACcggcaatttaaaaaatataggcgcGAAAAGCTATCGTTCcagaaaaaaattgaatttgctCTTTTTCCTACTAATAAAGTTGTTTGATAGACTGTAGTTTTGCTAGATTTCTCTGTGTGTAGTATTGTTTGTCCCCGGTGGCCATTGTCGCGATAGCTGGTCCTCAGGTTATACCATGGTTATACTGACTCGCAAGCGACTAGTGTGGAGAGAACTCCGTCCATCTTCTCAATGGGTGGCCACTGGAACTGGAGCTCTATCACCGTGGCTTCTGCGGCCACTTCCTCCTTTGCCTTCTCCCACCGCGCGATAGCTTCCTTACATGAAGTTGGTTTTAAAGCCATTTTCAGAGTGTAACTGAAAAAAAAGTGCGTAGACTTGCGAATTACACTAAACTTGTTATCAAGTGATAGCAGGTATATCTATGGTCATATAAAGTTTACCTTAACTGAGTAGAAGTAGAATTATTAAATTAGTAGTTATGTTTCCTTTGACAAT
Proteins encoded in this window:
- the LOC133523356 gene encoding dynein axonemal light chain 1-like — its product is MALKPTSCKEAIARWEKAKEEVAAEATVIELQFQWPPIEKMDGVLSTLVACEKLSLSSNMIDKIAGIAGMKNLKILSLGRNNIKSLAGIETVADTLEELWMSYNPIDKLKGIGAMKVLRVFYLSNALIKEWVEFNRLQECPALRDLVLSGNPLCDSQPDVDTWRAQAANRLQQITKLDGIPVIRE